In one Prosthecochloris aestuarii DSM 271 genomic region, the following are encoded:
- a CDS encoding hybrid sensor histidine kinase/response regulator: protein MSLSNQKTTVLIADDSATMRTLISHVVHKLGYDTLTASDGNEAIDRLSNRPCDALLLDLNMPVKSGMDVLDFVVRNNYQLPVIIVSGSSDIEQAVECIKLGAYEYLTKPIDNNRLEITLNNALSEFSLKQQVRLLNEAMDQSPVSIVITDFNGLIEYVNPFFCRVTGYSSEDVLHQKVSILKSGEHSQDFYRILWETISGGKVWQGEICNKKKDGELFWENIIISPVRNNVHSISHFLAIKEDVTEKIRDKEALATSERRFRELSDLLPQPVFETDGSNTVTYFNRAGYTVFGYKGKDLDRGLNVFQLFSPQERGTIEENIRKRIKGEKSADYEYRALKKDGSSFPVLVYCAPIMTQAGFQGIRGIVLDITHRKQYERKIKENEANYRNLFQVIPDPIIVADFKSGNIVHWNRKALSFFGYSKKELAALSVEMLFSRTVDDKREMTGFAGTMSTASVEAQIRTKDGFTIEVLVSSVLFDFSKHKRLLVVFRDITEQKKSERLIKENIRLKNDFIANVSHELRSPLFSILGFSSTLLKERKELDFETTGEFLGIIHDESKRLSSLIEDVLNVSRIDSGKVAYKKKIIDPAPVVIGACESLKMMASEKSVEFSIHVEPETMQVNADPDALKQVVINLAVNAIKFTPRDGCVRVSLSNDAHWMVLTVKDSGVGIPESDYDKIFEKFYRVERPGEEIEGTGLGLPIVKEIIAAHKGSIEVNSKKDFGSTFFVRLPLSTSGN from the coding sequence ATGTCCCTTTCCAATCAGAAAACCACCGTTCTCATAGCCGACGACAGCGCAACGATGAGAACGTTGATCTCACATGTCGTTCATAAGCTTGGTTATGACACATTAACCGCTTCGGACGGCAATGAGGCAATCGACAGGCTATCGAACCGTCCTTGTGATGCGCTTCTGCTTGATCTCAACATGCCTGTCAAAAGCGGTATGGACGTCCTGGATTTTGTCGTCAGAAATAATTACCAGTTACCGGTTATTATTGTGTCGGGTTCAAGTGATATCGAGCAAGCTGTTGAATGTATCAAGCTCGGTGCGTATGAATATCTGACAAAGCCGATAGACAATAATCGTCTCGAGATCACCCTGAACAATGCGCTTTCAGAATTTTCCTTGAAGCAGCAAGTCAGGCTTCTGAACGAAGCGATGGACCAGAGCCCGGTTTCCATTGTCATTACTGATTTTAATGGTTTGATAGAGTATGTGAATCCTTTTTTCTGCAGGGTCACCGGTTACTCCTCTGAAGACGTTCTGCATCAAAAAGTAAGCATACTTAAATCCGGAGAGCATAGCCAGGATTTCTATCGGATTTTGTGGGAAACAATATCAGGAGGTAAGGTCTGGCAGGGTGAAATTTGCAATAAAAAGAAAGACGGGGAACTGTTCTGGGAGAATATCATAATCAGCCCTGTCAGAAACAACGTGCATTCTATTTCTCATTTTCTTGCCATCAAAGAAGATGTTACTGAAAAAATACGAGATAAAGAGGCTCTTGCAACAAGTGAGCGGCGCTTCAGGGAGCTTTCGGATCTGCTTCCTCAACCGGTGTTTGAAACAGATGGGTCAAATACTGTAACCTATTTTAACCGGGCAGGATATACTGTTTTTGGCTATAAAGGGAAAGATCTCGACCGTGGCCTGAATGTTTTTCAGCTTTTCAGTCCGCAGGAAAGAGGGACGATTGAAGAGAATATCAGGAAAAGAATTAAAGGCGAAAAGAGTGCCGATTATGAATACAGGGCGTTGAAAAAAGATGGGTCATCTTTTCCTGTGCTGGTATACTGTGCCCCTATAATGACCCAGGCGGGTTTTCAGGGCATACGGGGGATCGTGCTCGATATAACGCACCGTAAGCAGTATGAAAGAAAAATAAAAGAAAACGAGGCGAATTACCGGAATCTCTTTCAGGTGATACCTGATCCGATTATCGTTGCTGATTTCAAGAGTGGAAACATCGTACACTGGAATAGAAAGGCGTTGTCTTTTTTCGGTTATAGCAAAAAGGAGCTTGCTGCGCTCTCGGTAGAAATGCTGTTCTCCAGAACAGTCGATGACAAGAGAGAGATGACGGGTTTTGCAGGAACGATGAGCACCGCATCAGTGGAGGCACAAATACGGACAAAAGACGGCTTTACAATCGAGGTTCTTGTCAGTTCAGTACTGTTTGATTTCTCTAAGCATAAACGGCTTCTTGTGGTGTTTCGTGATATAACGGAACAGAAGAAATCAGAGCGTCTCATAAAGGAAAATATCCGGTTGAAAAATGATTTTATCGCCAACGTTTCCCATGAGTTAAGGAGCCCTCTTTTTTCCATCCTTGGTTTTTCTTCCACTCTCCTGAAAGAGCGAAAAGAACTTGATTTTGAAACAACAGGTGAATTCCTGGGAATAATTCATGACGAAAGCAAGAGACTTTCATCACTTATTGAGGATGTCCTCAATGTTTCGAGAATCGATTCCGGCAAAGTAGCATACAAGAAGAAAATTATCGATCCGGCACCCGTTGTTATCGGAGCATGCGAATCCCTGAAAATGATGGCCAGTGAGAAGAGCGTAGAGTTTTCGATACATGTTGAGCCGGAAACAATGCAGGTCAATGCCGATCCCGATGCCTTGAAACAGGTTGTCATTAATCTTGCTGTCAACGCGATCAAATTCACTCCTCGAGATGGTTGTGTGCGTGTATCTCTTTCAAATGATGCGCATTGGATGGTGTTGACAGTCAAGGATAGCGGGGTAGGAATTCCCGAGAGTGATTACGATAAAATTTTTGAAAAATTTTATCGGGTTGAGAGGCCGGGCGAGGAAATAGAGGGGACAGGTCTTGGTTTGCCTATTGTCAAGGAGATTATAGCGGCACATAAAGGAAGCATCGAAGTGAACAGTAAAAAGGATTTCGGGTCAACGTTTTTTGTGCGTCTTCCGTTATCGACATCCGGAAATTGA
- a CDS encoding B12-binding domain-containing radical SAM protein yields MKILLIYPEFPDTFWSFKHALKFIGKKAALPPLGMITVASMLPDNWERRLVDLNVSPLKIKDLVWADMVFVSAMAVQQRSAREVIDQCKRAGVKVVAGGPLFTSDHEQFPNVDHFVLNEAELTLSQFLEDLDRGILQRVYAADAFADISTTPAPQWNILEMRKYASMAIQFSRGCPYHCDFCNVTALFGHKIRTKTSQQIIDELDGLREAGWKGSVFFVDDNFIAHKSYLKKELLPKLIEWRRSNSVANRYYTECSINLADDSELMDLMVAAGFNQVFIGIETPDDLALQACGKQHNTSRNLLDNVRRIQHAGLEVMGGFIVGFDSDTPSIFSKQIEFIQNSGIVTAMVGLLQALPGTGLYERMKSEGRLLCTSSGDNVDGNTNIISKMDPEILRKGYRTMMVHLYAPKHYYQRVMTLLREYRVPELIGGIQFDQFMAFARSTVLLGVLGRERFHYWKMLLWTSFNRPRSLPLAVTLAIYGHHFRQVCRLHLRQAEKQGVVSSVKEENAIALWKLKKMKP; encoded by the coding sequence ATGAAAATTCTGCTTATCTATCCGGAATTTCCCGATACGTTCTGGAGTTTCAAGCACGCATTGAAATTTATCGGAAAAAAGGCTGCCCTTCCTCCTCTGGGCATGATTACCGTTGCCTCGATGCTTCCCGACAACTGGGAGCGCAGGCTTGTCGATCTTAACGTAAGCCCGCTTAAAATAAAAGATCTTGTATGGGCCGATATGGTGTTTGTCAGTGCGATGGCGGTTCAGCAGCGATCTGCACGAGAGGTTATTGATCAATGCAAAAGAGCCGGTGTAAAAGTGGTTGCTGGTGGACCGTTGTTTACTTCCGATCATGAGCAGTTTCCGAATGTCGATCATTTTGTGCTCAATGAAGCCGAGCTTACCCTTTCTCAGTTTCTCGAAGATCTGGACCGTGGTATTTTGCAAAGAGTGTATGCCGCTGATGCGTTTGCCGATATCTCCACGACACCAGCTCCGCAGTGGAACATTCTTGAGATGCGGAAATATGCCTCCATGGCTATACAGTTTTCAAGGGGATGTCCCTATCACTGTGACTTTTGTAATGTCACGGCTCTGTTCGGTCATAAAATACGAACAAAAACAAGTCAGCAGATTATCGATGAGCTTGACGGGCTCCGTGAGGCCGGGTGGAAAGGCTCCGTCTTTTTTGTGGACGATAATTTCATAGCCCACAAGTCGTATCTGAAAAAGGAACTGCTTCCGAAACTGATCGAATGGCGCCGGTCCAACTCGGTGGCCAACCGCTACTATACCGAATGTTCCATCAATCTCGCTGACGACTCCGAATTGATGGACCTTATGGTAGCGGCTGGTTTTAACCAGGTCTTTATCGGTATCGAAACACCGGATGATCTTGCCCTTCAAGCGTGCGGTAAGCAGCACAATACATCCAGAAACCTTCTCGATAACGTCAGGAGAATACAGCACGCAGGGCTGGAGGTTATGGGCGGGTTTATCGTTGGTTTCGACAGCGATACACCCTCGATTTTTTCTAAACAGATCGAGTTTATTCAGAACAGCGGCATTGTAACCGCTATGGTCGGTCTCCTGCAGGCCCTTCCGGGCACAGGACTGTATGAACGGATGAAAAGCGAGGGGCGGTTGTTGTGTACGTCAAGCGGCGACAATGTCGATGGCAATACGAACATTATATCGAAAATGGACCCAGAGATTTTACGCAAAGGCTACAGGACTATGATGGTCCATCTGTATGCGCCCAAACACTATTATCAACGTGTTATGACATTGCTTAGGGAATACCGTGTGCCGGAATTAATAGGCGGTATTCAGTTCGATCAGTTTATGGCTTTTGCCCGATCAACGGTGCTGCTCGGTGTTCTAGGCCGGGAGCGGTTCCATTACTGGAAAATGCTGCTATGGACGTCGTTCAACCGCCCACGCTCTTTGCCTCTCGCGGTGACTTTGGCTATCTATGGTCACCATTTTCGTCAGGTCTGCCGTTTGCATCTCAGGCAAGCTGAGAAGCAGGGCGTAGTATCGAGCGTAAAGGAGGAGAATGCTATTGCTTTATGGAAGTTGAAAAAGATGAAGCCTTAA
- the cas3 gene encoding CRISPR-associated helicase Cas3' gives MAGNREYTAITIYSPFFMRLPRAKQNDEAARQPNKSLPIEACLAKTRVSENKKSVSGRNVLDHCSIVGEVARELLSRMPVFLRSALFPDGTELVAAIHDIGKVSPSFQEKIYRGTDGYIWNTLDGLSFSNPEHEKNWGGHAGVSMAAARARRIGKYIPEIIGQHHGYSPELNGLVAEDEVFGGNAWQKMREELLCILKDSLKKEFPAIENALQAKAIAGLTTVADWIGSGSFFDDPDEQWLPLIKHAVDSAGFVQPEIIKGLGFSEIFSFRPREIQQLLIEQATQPGVYILEAPMGIGKTEAALYAAYSIIAAGGATGLYFALPTQLTSNRIHDRVNDFLKKILAPDCIHRQALLLHSNAWLKEIEMGADGGPGGNWFNSGKRGILAPFAVGTIDQALMAVMNVKHGFVRTFGLAGKVVILDEVHSYDAYTGTILDKLVEALRKLQCTVIILSATLTKERRMNILQQPVHDISYPLITASQNHGESVIETTAVVPGKTVVSIQSSSYFDLAIEEALTRAEGGQQVLWIENTVAEAQNSFSILAARSAGMEIECGLLHSRFIKADRERNEEYWVTRYGKGCDELRRQSGRILVGTQVLEQSLDIDADFLVTKICPTDMLLQRIGRLWRHGDTFRPVGAVCEVLILKPEFHSALLNPEKEFGPTANVYSPYVLLRTLVVWNDLADIVLPEQIRSLIEATYMEIEEHPMMLKYKAKLQQEKAKLELLALGGVSEGTKTLPESKASTRYSEQESVEVLLLRSFLFDRNQNVTNVKLLDGSDLFLPLVCSKKSKKEQRSLAASLAQYTLHVADYLAPEVISVKNLDWLKNYFYLGDRDHDESLLRVAIVGQDEELRSLSGQNASSSYRISYSSRQGYRAIKI, from the coding sequence ATGGCAGGTAATAGAGAATACACAGCTATAACGATTTATTCTCCTTTTTTTATGCGACTTCCGAGAGCTAAACAGAATGACGAGGCAGCACGACAACCCAATAAGTCATTGCCGATTGAAGCATGTCTTGCAAAAACGCGCGTATCGGAAAACAAAAAGTCGGTGAGCGGCAGAAATGTATTGGATCATTGCAGCATCGTGGGTGAAGTTGCAAGGGAATTACTTTCTCGAATGCCAGTTTTTTTACGGTCAGCTCTTTTTCCCGACGGCACGGAACTCGTTGCGGCTATTCATGATATCGGTAAAGTTAGCCCTTCATTCCAGGAGAAAATTTATCGCGGAACAGATGGCTATATATGGAATACACTTGATGGACTTTCCTTTAGTAATCCAGAGCATGAGAAAAACTGGGGTGGCCATGCAGGCGTTAGCATGGCCGCTGCACGAGCTCGGAGGATTGGAAAATACATTCCCGAAATTATCGGTCAGCACCATGGTTATTCACCTGAACTGAACGGACTTGTTGCTGAAGATGAGGTTTTTGGTGGAAACGCATGGCAGAAAATGCGTGAAGAGCTTCTCTGTATCCTCAAGGATTCGTTGAAAAAAGAATTTCCAGCAATCGAAAATGCTCTGCAGGCAAAAGCGATCGCTGGTCTTACCACTGTTGCCGACTGGATAGGATCAGGCTCATTCTTTGATGATCCTGATGAGCAATGGCTGCCCCTTATAAAGCATGCCGTTGATTCCGCAGGTTTTGTTCAGCCAGAAATCATCAAAGGTCTCGGATTTAGTGAAATATTCTCTTTTCGACCACGAGAGATTCAGCAGTTACTTATTGAACAGGCAACTCAACCGGGCGTCTATATTCTTGAAGCTCCCATGGGTATCGGAAAAACTGAAGCCGCGCTTTATGCTGCATATTCCATAATAGCCGCAGGTGGTGCTACTGGGTTATACTTTGCGCTTCCGACACAACTCACTTCCAACAGAATTCATGACCGAGTCAATGATTTCCTGAAAAAAATATTGGCTCCTGATTGTATTCATCGACAAGCTCTTTTACTGCATAGCAACGCTTGGCTGAAAGAGATTGAGATGGGCGCGGATGGTGGACCGGGAGGGAACTGGTTCAATTCCGGGAAACGAGGTATTCTTGCTCCATTTGCAGTTGGCACAATTGACCAGGCTCTCATGGCTGTGATGAATGTGAAGCATGGCTTTGTTAGGACATTTGGCTTGGCAGGGAAAGTTGTCATACTCGATGAGGTACACTCCTACGATGCCTATACCGGAACCATACTCGACAAACTGGTTGAGGCACTGCGCAAACTCCAGTGTACAGTAATTATTTTGAGCGCTACCCTTACCAAAGAACGCCGGATGAATATTTTACAACAACCGGTACATGATATTTCATATCCGCTCATCACAGCCAGCCAAAATCATGGCGAATCTGTAATCGAAACAACTGCCGTTGTTCCAGGAAAAACCGTTGTATCCATTCAATCTTCTTCATATTTCGATTTAGCTATCGAAGAGGCTTTGACAAGGGCTGAAGGTGGTCAGCAAGTGCTCTGGATTGAAAATACGGTTGCTGAAGCACAAAACTCTTTCAGCATTCTTGCTGCTCGATCTGCCGGAATGGAAATTGAATGTGGTTTGCTTCACTCTCGTTTTATAAAAGCCGATCGTGAACGCAACGAGGAGTATTGGGTTACTCGCTATGGAAAAGGATGCGATGAACTAAGGCGACAAAGTGGTCGAATACTTGTTGGTACCCAGGTGTTGGAACAGTCTTTGGATATCGATGCAGATTTTCTTGTAACAAAAATATGCCCGACTGATATGCTGCTGCAAAGGATTGGTCGACTATGGCGACATGGTGATACGTTTCGTCCGGTCGGTGCCGTCTGTGAAGTGTTGATACTGAAGCCTGAGTTCCATAGTGCACTTTTAAATCCTGAAAAAGAATTCGGGCCTACAGCAAATGTCTATAGCCCTTATGTGCTTTTGCGAACCCTTGTTGTCTGGAATGACCTGGCCGATATTGTTCTTCCGGAACAGATACGAAGCTTGATCGAGGCGACCTATATGGAAATTGAAGAGCATCCTATGATGCTCAAGTATAAAGCGAAGCTCCAGCAGGAAAAAGCGAAGCTTGAACTGCTTGCCCTGGGTGGCGTTTCGGAAGGCACAAAAACTTTGCCGGAAAGCAAGGCAAGCACTCGATATAGCGAACAGGAAAGTGTTGAGGTATTACTGTTACGTTCTTTTCTCTTTGACCGTAATCAGAATGTGACAAATGTCAAACTACTTGACGGCAGTGATCTTTTTCTGCCATTGGTATGCTCGAAGAAGAGTAAAAAAGAACAACGTTCACTTGCAGCATCTCTTGCGCAATACACCCTGCATGTTGCCGACTATCTCGCTCCGGAAGTAATTTCGGTTAAAAACCTCGACTGGTTGAAAAATTATTTCTATCTCGGAGACCGTGATCATGACGAAAGCCTCCTTCGGGTAGCTATTGTAGGGCAAGACGAGGAACTCAGATCCCTGAGTGGTCAGAATGCATCGTCTTCATACAGGATCAGTTACAGTTCAAGGCAGGGATATCGGGCCATAAAAATATAA
- a CDS encoding helix-turn-helix transcriptional regulator has protein sequence MKQSRPPVVRMYFLDDQLRKNLFPNCSSVAAYFEVSPKTIQRDVDYMRDLLGAPIEYHRKKRGFFYRENWVFLPSAFLEQDEAEALKVTKKVLSHYTGTPYYDEVSSALDKVLQYLPKTFGDSDLFSVYSFEHSAVTHELSTHFVTLEDAIRQKMKISIVYDAPSSGAMSERTIHPYRLHYSHAAQRWYLVAYCELRMGMRTFAIGRIKKLQLLTEHFECRPGFSVDAYLSKTFDQMVGETEQEVSIRFSAYQAPWIKERQWHPSQKISEHHEGGITISFNVGALDAVKRWVMRYGKEAEVIEPQELRDMVRDEVRDMGVVYEE, from the coding sequence ATGAAACAGTCTCGGCCTCCGGTAGTACGCATGTATTTTCTCGATGATCAGTTGCGAAAGAACCTCTTTCCGAATTGCTCCTCTGTTGCCGCCTATTTTGAGGTTTCTCCCAAAACGATTCAGCGAGATGTCGATTATATGCGCGACCTGCTCGGCGCACCTATCGAATATCACAGGAAAAAAAGGGGCTTTTTCTATCGGGAAAACTGGGTGTTTCTCCCTTCCGCTTTTCTCGAACAGGACGAAGCGGAGGCCCTGAAGGTGACCAAGAAAGTACTCTCCCACTATACTGGAACGCCGTATTACGACGAGGTCAGCAGTGCGCTTGACAAGGTATTGCAATACCTGCCAAAAACGTTCGGCGATAGCGACCTTTTCAGCGTCTACTCCTTCGAGCATTCTGCAGTGACGCATGAACTCTCCACTCATTTTGTCACCCTCGAAGATGCTATCCGTCAGAAAATGAAAATCAGCATCGTTTACGATGCCCCGTCTAGCGGAGCAATGTCGGAAAGGACGATACATCCTTACAGATTGCACTATTCTCATGCAGCACAGCGGTGGTATCTCGTGGCTTACTGTGAACTGCGCATGGGTATGCGCACTTTCGCTATCGGCAGAATCAAAAAGCTGCAGCTGCTGACCGAGCATTTCGAGTGTCGCCCGGGATTCTCGGTAGACGCGTATCTGTCGAAGACGTTTGATCAGATGGTCGGCGAAACGGAGCAGGAAGTATCCATCCGTTTTTCAGCCTATCAGGCTCCCTGGATCAAAGAACGCCAGTGGCATCCATCCCAGAAGATCAGTGAACATCATGAAGGCGGTATAACCATCAGTTTCAATGTCGGAGCGCTTGATGCCGTTAAACGCTGGGTCATGCGCTACGGCAAGGAAGCCGAAGTCATAGAACCGCAGGAGTTACGGGATATGGTGAGGGATGAGGTTCGGGATATGGGGGTGGTGTATGAAGAGTAA
- a CDS encoding uridine kinase family protein gives MLGDILLISDKHKKAAESIAERVLIEKEAFDESSPGYRFIVAISGESGAGKSELSHSLALVLKKEGFKVKILHTDNYYRVEPLLRRADREKKNFEGIGPEEYNREELLRNIDDFRSGRKADMPCIDIITEKVDRLVTDFSDIDILIIDGLYAIATEGIDLGVYIDLTYKETKKNQMLRGKEMTDEHRWKVLQMEHQSALKLRHIANTFIDRDYRVLFCD, from the coding sequence ATGCTTGGTGATATTCTCCTTATCAGTGATAAGCACAAAAAAGCGGCTGAATCTATTGCTGAAAGAGTGCTTATCGAGAAAGAAGCCTTTGATGAATCCTCCCCTGGCTATCGGTTTATTGTGGCAATTTCGGGTGAGTCCGGTGCCGGTAAATCCGAGCTGTCTCATTCTCTTGCTCTGGTTTTGAAGAAAGAGGGTTTCAAGGTGAAAATATTACATACCGATAACTACTACCGGGTTGAGCCTCTGCTGAGAAGAGCCGACCGGGAAAAAAAGAATTTCGAAGGAATTGGGCCTGAAGAGTATAATAGAGAGGAATTGCTGCGCAATATTGATGATTTTCGGTCTGGACGAAAGGCTGATATGCCTTGCATAGATATTATCACCGAAAAGGTTGATCGGCTGGTTACCGATTTCAGCGATATCGATATTCTTATTATTGACGGTCTTTACGCGATTGCAACCGAAGGGATTGATCTTGGGGTTTATATAGACCTTACCTACAAGGAGACGAAAAAAAACCAGATGCTTCGAGGTAAGGAAATGACTGACGAGCATCGATGGAAGGTGTTGCAGATGGAGCATCAGAGTGCCCTGAAACTTCGTCATATAGCCAACACATTTATTGACAGGGACTACAGGGTCTTGTTTTGTGACTGA
- a CDS encoding 3'-5' exonuclease: MKSNVSLLRSGRVIAVDVETTGLSPRRGDRVIEVAAVAIVNGVIEEHFCCLINVNAPIPTVVQKIHGITPELLAGEKPPEAVWPEFLKFIGSNILIAHNAPFDISFIRNELRFLGLSLLNGSQCTLAFSRKKFPQLKNHKLENVARHVLGGMPKGIKLHRASGDALLTAMIWQVIENTQL, encoded by the coding sequence ATGAAGAGTAACGTTTCATTGCTACGAAGTGGACGAGTAATTGCTGTTGATGTCGAAACAACAGGTTTATCACCTCGCAGAGGTGATAGAGTTATCGAAGTTGCGGCTGTAGCGATAGTGAATGGTGTTATTGAGGAACATTTTTGTTGTCTGATTAATGTAAATGCGCCGATTCCGACAGTTGTACAGAAAATCCATGGAATAACTCCTGAACTGCTTGCTGGAGAAAAGCCCCCGGAAGCGGTCTGGCCGGAATTTTTGAAGTTCATTGGATCAAACATCCTGATAGCTCACAATGCACCGTTTGATATTTCGTTTATACGTAATGAATTGCGTTTTTTGGGACTATCGTTATTAAACGGCTCTCAGTGTACACTGGCTTTCAGCCGAAAGAAATTTCCTCAACTCAAGAACCATAAACTGGAAAATGTTGCCAGACATGTTCTGGGAGGAATGCCAAAAGGCATCAAACTACACCGCGCATCTGGCGATGCGTTGCTGACCGCCATGATATGGCAGGTAATAGAGAATACACAGCTATAA
- a CDS encoding response regulator transcription factor, with product MKQSRILIIDDSASIRRLLAHNLGKRFEVLVADNANHALELLEQGVTPDLAIVDVAMPGMDGFSLVERLKKDPSYSTIPIIMLTARDESADKEKGLKLGADDYLTKPFNTEDLADRIEHLLA from the coding sequence ATGAAACAGTCACGTATTCTCATCATTGATGACTCTGCAAGTATCAGACGTCTTCTTGCTCACAATCTGGGGAAGCGGTTCGAGGTACTGGTTGCTGACAATGCGAATCATGCCCTTGAGCTGCTTGAGCAGGGAGTGACTCCTGATTTGGCTATTGTTGACGTCGCCATGCCGGGAATGGATGGTTTTTCTCTTGTTGAGCGATTGAAAAAAGACCCGTCATACAGCACAATACCAATTATCATGCTGACGGCCAGGGACGAAAGCGCTGATAAGGAAAAAGGTCTGAAGCTGGGCGCTGATGATTACCTGACCAAACCCTTCAACACTGAAGATCTTGCTGACAGAATCGAACATCTGCTTGCATAA
- a CDS encoding lmo0937 family membrane protein produces MLGTIAIILLILWLLGLLSSYTLGGFIHVLLVIAIVVIVIRVIQGRRI; encoded by the coding sequence ATGCTCGGAACTATTGCAATTATCCTGTTGATCCTGTGGCTTTTGGGTCTCCTTAGTTCTTATACCTTAGGAGGGTTCATTCATGTCCTTCTGGTCATAGCGATTGTTGTTATTGTGATTCGCGTCATTCAGGGACGAAGGATCTGA
- the guaB gene encoding IMP dehydrogenase produces the protein MAKILYEALTFDDVLLVPAYSAVLPKETKVSTRLTKNITLHMPLVSAAMDTVTESELAIALARSGGIGFIHKNLTVEQQAREVARVKRYESGIIRNPISLYETATVQDALDLMQKHSISGIPIIEQPLDSNDASLKLKGIITNRDLRFKPAPQQPISTIMTVNNLITAGEDIDLEDAEEILLSNKIEKLLITDNDGNLKGLITFKDIQKRKQYPNACKDEQGRLCVGAAVGIRSNTLTRVQALVDAGVDVIAVDTAHGHSKAVGDMVKTIKQHYPDLQIVAGNVATPEAVRDLIAAGADAVKVGIGPGSICTTRIVAGVGMPQLTAIMNCSEEAAKTGTPIIADGGIKYSGDLAKAIAAGADSVMIGSIFAGTDESPGETILYEGRRFKAYRGMGSLGAMSEPEGSSDRYFQDASSESKKYVPEGIEGRIPAKGKLEEVIYQLIGGLKSSMGYCGVKNIEEMKHNTCFVRITSAGLRESHPHDVMITKEAPNYSMS, from the coding sequence ATGGCAAAAATTCTTTATGAAGCGCTGACGTTTGACGATGTTCTGCTCGTTCCTGCGTATTCTGCGGTCCTGCCCAAGGAAACCAAAGTCTCAACCAGACTCACCAAAAATATCACTCTTCATATGCCCTTGGTCAGTGCGGCCATGGATACCGTTACTGAATCTGAACTTGCTATCGCCCTGGCTCGTTCGGGCGGGATAGGCTTTATTCATAAAAATCTTACCGTGGAACAGCAGGCTCGTGAGGTTGCAAGGGTAAAGCGCTACGAAAGCGGCATCATCCGCAATCCGATCTCACTTTATGAGACTGCAACGGTGCAGGATGCTCTGGACCTTATGCAGAAACATTCCATTTCAGGTATTCCTATTATCGAGCAGCCTCTTGATTCCAATGATGCATCACTGAAACTCAAAGGGATCATCACCAACCGCGACCTTCGCTTCAAACCGGCTCCTCAGCAGCCGATTTCGACCATCATGACGGTCAATAACCTTATTACGGCGGGTGAAGACATCGACCTTGAAGATGCCGAGGAGATTCTGCTTTCCAACAAAATCGAAAAGCTGCTGATTACCGATAATGACGGTAATCTTAAAGGCCTGATCACCTTCAAAGATATTCAGAAAAGAAAGCAATACCCGAACGCATGTAAAGATGAGCAGGGACGGTTGTGTGTCGGCGCTGCAGTCGGTATCCGCTCCAATACGCTGACAAGGGTCCAGGCTCTTGTTGACGCCGGTGTGGACGTGATCGCAGTCGACACGGCTCATGGGCACAGTAAAGCGGTTGGAGATATGGTCAAAACCATCAAGCAGCACTATCCCGATCTGCAAATCGTCGCAGGAAACGTCGCCACTCCTGAAGCTGTCCGGGATCTTATTGCGGCTGGTGCTGATGCAGTGAAAGTCGGTATCGGCCCGGGAAGTATCTGCACGACCAGGATTGTTGCAGGTGTCGGCATGCCGCAGCTGACGGCTATCATGAACTGCTCTGAAGAGGCTGCCAAAACCGGTACACCTATCATTGCTGATGGCGGCATCAAATACAGCGGGGATCTCGCAAAAGCTATTGCGGCCGGCGCGGACTCGGTCATGATCGGCAGTATTTTTGCCGGTACCGATGAAAGCCCCGGGGAAACAATTCTTTACGAAGGAAGACGCTTCAAGGCGTATCGCGGCATGGGCTCACTCGGAGCAATGTCCGAACCGGAGGGCAGCAGCGACCGTTACTTCCAGGACGCTTCCAGCGAAAGCAAAAAGTATGTGCCTGAAGGTATCGAAGGACGTATCCCTGCAAAAGGCAAGCTCGAAGAGGTCATCTATCAGCTGATCGGCGGTCTGAAATCGTCAATGGGCTACTGCGGTGTTAAAAACATCGAAGAGATGAAACACAATACCTGTTTTGTGCGCATCACATCCGCTGGTCTGCGTGAAAGCCATCCTCATGACGTCATGATCACCAAAGAAGCCCCGAACTACTCGATGTCGTAA